Proteins encoded together in one Gammaproteobacteria bacterium window:
- the rsmA gene encoding Ribosomal RNA small subunit methyltransferase A, protein MNSDFSFHLATPRKRFGQHFLHDPGVLARIIAAINPKLGENVIEIGPGRGALTLPLLREIGRLEAIELDRDLIPYLQKRCAAAGELIIHQADALSFDFSSLTSRGMPRLVGNLPYNVATPLLFHILDQLHPTELSPGPPRMIDMHFMLQREVVDRLVAHPGESSYGRLSVMIQSRCRVERLFTVSAGAFHPPPRVESAVARLLPHAIPPVVIADYLHFEYLVRQVFSQRRKTVRNTLRGLLTDSAIESAGVDPSDRPEVLSMNQFARLTQEWSASLKRNQKDVSSLSVRSYAVEK, encoded by the coding sequence GTGAACTCTGATTTTAGTTTCCACCTCGCTACGCCACGCAAACGTTTTGGCCAACATTTTCTTCACGATCCTGGCGTTCTGGCCCGTATCATAGCCGCTATCAATCCCAAGCTCGGCGAGAATGTAATCGAGATTGGCCCGGGACGAGGAGCATTGACGTTGCCGTTATTACGGGAAATAGGACGACTTGAAGCTATTGAACTGGATCGCGATCTCATTCCGTATTTGCAGAAACGCTGCGCGGCGGCTGGAGAATTAATTATTCACCAGGCAGATGCACTTTCCTTTGATTTTTCATCTCTAACTAGCCGAGGAATGCCGAGGCTGGTTGGTAATCTTCCTTACAATGTCGCAACTCCGCTACTATTTCATATTCTGGATCAACTTCATCCAACCGAATTATCGCCTGGCCCGCCGCGAATGATTGACATGCACTTCATGCTGCAACGCGAAGTAGTAGATCGTCTGGTGGCGCACCCTGGAGAATCAAGTTATGGCCGGTTAAGTGTGATGATTCAATCCCGTTGTCGCGTGGAACGATTATTTACCGTATCGGCAGGAGCTTTTCATCCGCCGCCACGAGTGGAGTCAGCGGTAGCGCGCTTACTACCTCACGCGATACCTCCGGTTGTAATCGCGGATTACCTGCATTTCGAATACCTGGTGCGTCAGGTCTTTTCACAGCGCCGTAAAACAGTACGCAACACTTTGCGTGGTTTACTCACCGATTCTGCTATTGAATCGGCGGGTGTTGATCCAAGCGACCGTCCCGAAGTGTTATCCATGAATCAATTCGCACGCTTAACGCAGGAATGGTCCGCCTCATTAAAAAGAAATCAAAAGGACGTCTCATCATTGAGTGTTAGGAGTTACGCAGTTGAAAAATAG